In Geotalea uraniireducens, the genomic window CCACCCCGCAGAAGTCGGTCACCCCCGGCCAGGCGGTGGTCTTCTACCGTGACGACGAGGTGCTCGGCGGCGGGCGGATCGTCGCGCCGCTCCGGGGAGAGGAGGGGGCCGATGCAGCTGCGGATCAATGAGCGGCTGGTCGATGTCCCGGCCGGCGCCACCATCGCGGTCATCCGCGACCGCTGCAAGCCCGGCGCCGACGTGCTGATCCGCAACGGCTTCCCGGCGCCGCCGGAGACGCCGCTGGTCGAGGGGGACGAGCTGTTCCTGATCCGCCGCGGCGAGCTTCCGACGCAGGAGGAGCTCGAATACCAGCTGGTCGCCCGCCACACGCCGCGGGTCTACGAGCGGCTCAAGGAGGCCCGGGTCGGCATCGCCGGGGTCGGCGGCCTCGGCTCCACCGTCGCCATCGCCCTGGCCCGGGTCGGGGTCGGCCGGCTGGTGCTCGCCGACTTCGACATCGTCGAGCCGTCCAATCTCAACCGCCAGCAGTACTTCGTCGACCAGCTCGGCGAGTACAAGGTCGACGCCCTGACCGCCACCCTGCGGCGGATCAACCCCTACGTCGCGGTGACCCCCCACCGGGTGCTGCTCGGCCCGGAGAACGTCGCGCCGCTCTTCGCCGGCTGCACGGTGGTCGTCGAGGCCTTCGACCGGGCAGAGATGAAGAGCATGCTGGTCGACGCGGTCATGACCGGGCTGCCGGCGACGACGGTGGTGGCCGCCTCCGGGCTGGCCGGCTACGGCCCGAACAACGACATCCGCACCGTCCGGGTCTCCCGCCGCCTCTACCTGGTCGGCGACCTTACCTCCGAGGCCCGCCCCGGCTGCGGGCTGATGGCCCCGCGGGTCGGCATCGCCGCCTCCCAGCAGGCCAACACGGTGATCCGGCTGCTCCTCGACGAAACCGAACCGTAGCGGCGGCTGGAGAATATTCTTCAGCCGGCGGCGATTATCCTCCACCCCTGGCCGGTCCGCTCGGTAGATTGCCGCGTTATT contains:
- the thiF gene encoding sulfur carrier protein ThiS adenylyltransferase ThiF; this encodes MQLRINERLVDVPAGATIAVIRDRCKPGADVLIRNGFPAPPETPLVEGDELFLIRRGELPTQEELEYQLVARHTPRVYERLKEARVGIAGVGGLGSTVAIALARVGVGRLVLADFDIVEPSNLNRQQYFVDQLGEYKVDALTATLRRINPYVAVTPHRVLLGPENVAPLFAGCTVVVEAFDRAEMKSMLVDAVMTGLPATTVVAASGLAGYGPNNDIRTVRVSRRLYLVGDLTSEARPGCGLMAPRVGIAASQQANTVIRLLLDETEP